GATATCAATGGCGTGCCGCGAGGGAAGTGGTTGCCGGCAGAAGCTGCGGAGAAATTGCTCAAGGGCAGTCTGCAAATGCCGCGTAGCGCGGTCAGTCTCGATATCTGGGGGCGGGATATCGAAGACAGCCCGCTGGTATTTGCCAGTGGAGACAGCGATGGCGTTTGTCTGCCGGTTTCGCCTATTAGCCTGGCGCCCTGGCATCGCGAGTCCACTGCCCAGCTGCATATGCAGTTGCATGAGGCAGATGGCTCCTCTCTTTATGCTGATCCCCGCAGCCAGTTGCAACGTGTGGTAGAGCGTCTCGGCATACTGGGTTATACCGCCGTGTGTGCGACCGAGCTGGAATTCTATCTGCTCCGCGATGAGGTGGATCATCTGGCGCGTCCGCGCCCGGTTAGCGATAACGACGCCGAGCTGGTGCCTTCCACCGACGTTTACGATCTGTCCGAGCTCAATGCACAGCGACACTTCTTTGCCGATGTGCGAGCTGCCTGCGAGGCACAGGGTATTCCCGCAGATTCAGTATTGTCGGAGTGTGCGCCGGGACAGTTTGAAATCAACCTGTTGCACAGTGCCGATCCCGTTAAAGTGGCCGACCAAACATTACTGTTTAAGCGCTTGTTAAAAGGGGTGGCGCGCAGTCACGGCTTCCGCGTGAGTACCATGGCCAAGCCTTTCGGGGATCAGGCGGGTAACGGAATGCACGTGCATATGAGTTTGATCGACGCCAATGGGAAGAACGTTTTTGATGACGGTTCTGACACTGGCTCCGATTTACTGCGTTATGCCGCAGCAGGAATGTTGGCGACTGCCAACGATGCGATGGCGTTTTTCGCACCTCACAGCAACTCCTATCGCCGCTTCCAGGAGAGCTCTCACGCACCGCTGAACCTCTGCTGGGGATACGATAATCGCACTACAACTTTGCGTGTGCCCGCCAGTGATCCTGTGGCACGGCGTATCGAGCACCGCATTGCCGGGGCGGATGTAAACCCCTATCTGGTGTTAGCTGCGATTCTCACTGGTGTGTGTCATGGCATTGAGAACCAGATGGAAGCGCATGCACCTGTGGAAGGCGATGCCTATCAGGTGGAGAGTGAGAAGTTGATCAATACCTGGAGTGGTGCACTGGAGCGCTTTGAGCAGAGCCCTTTGTGGCGCGAGTACCTTGATCCGCGCTTTGTGGAATTGTTCTCTCTGTTGAAAAGACAGGAGCAAGCAGAGATAGCTGCCCGCGTTACCGATGTTGAATACCAGAGTTATCTGCATCGGGTATAA
This DNA window, taken from Microbulbifer sp. VAAF005, encodes the following:
- a CDS encoding glutamine synthetase family protein; translated protein: MSQEKEFTAQPDLLEQSQKFLAEHSDLKWIEGFMFDINGVPRGKWLPAEAAEKLLKGSLQMPRSAVSLDIWGRDIEDSPLVFASGDSDGVCLPVSPISLAPWHRESTAQLHMQLHEADGSSLYADPRSQLQRVVERLGILGYTAVCATELEFYLLRDEVDHLARPRPVSDNDAELVPSTDVYDLSELNAQRHFFADVRAACEAQGIPADSVLSECAPGQFEINLLHSADPVKVADQTLLFKRLLKGVARSHGFRVSTMAKPFGDQAGNGMHVHMSLIDANGKNVFDDGSDTGSDLLRYAAAGMLATANDAMAFFAPHSNSYRRFQESSHAPLNLCWGYDNRTTTLRVPASDPVARRIEHRIAGADVNPYLVLAAILTGVCHGIENQMEAHAPVEGDAYQVESEKLINTWSGALERFEQSPLWREYLDPRFVELFSLLKRQEQAEIAARVTDVEYQSYLHRV